One Burkholderia sp. 9120 genomic window, GAAAACCAGTGTTACGTGCTGGCCGCCGCGCAAGGCGGGAAACACGAAAACGGCCGCCGGACCTGGGGCCACAGCATGCTGATCGACCCGTGGGGTGAAATCGTCGCGGTGCGCGACGAGGGCGCCGGCGTGGTCGCCGGCAATCTCGAGCGTGCGCGCATCGACGAGGTGCGGCAGAGCCTGCCCGCCTGGCGTCATCGTGTGCTTAGTTGATTACCGGGCTGAATCCCGCGCGGCATTGAAAGTGCGGCGCCTGCCACTCATATAGTGAGCGTGGCGCTAACCGAATCCTTCGTATCGAGCAGAACATACTTCGCATGAACATCATCGAACCCGGTATCCGTAATCTCGCCACCGCCAAGGACATCCTCCTGACGCCCTACGGTCTCGACGAATCCCTGCTCACCCGCACGCTCGCCGAAATCTTCACGCATCGTATCGATTACGCGGATCTGTACTTCCAGTACACGCGCAGCGAGGCGTGGAGTCTCGAAGAAGGCATCGTGAAGTCGGGCAGTTTCAGCATCGACCAGGGCGTCGGCGTGCGCGCCATATCGGGCGACCGCACGGCGTTCGCTTATTCGGACGACCTGTCGCCCGAAGCGATTCGCCAGGCCGCCATTGCCACGCGCGCCATCGCCAAAGTGGGCGGCGGCAAGCAGAAGATCAAGGCGGCTTCGTCGCTGGTCGGCATTGCCGGGCGCGATCTGTATCTGCCGTCCGATCCGCTCCATTCGCTCGACGCCACCGCCAAGGTCAAACTGCTCGAGCGCGTCGAACAGATGGCGCGCGGCCGCGATCCGCGCATCCAGCAGGTCATGGCCGGCCTCGCCGGTGAATACGACGTGGTGCTGGTGGCGCGCAGCGACGGCGGCTTCGCGGCCGACATCCGGCCGCTGGTGCGCGTGTCGGTCACGGTGATCGCCGAGCAGAACGGCCGCCGCGAAATCGGCAGCGGCGGCGGCGGCGGCCGCTTCGACTATGGCTATTTCACTGATGAAGTGCTGTCGGGTTACGTCGACGACGCCGTTCACGCCGCGCTGGTGAATCTGGACGCGCGTCCGGCGCCGGCCGGCGCGATGACCGTCGTGCTCGGGCCGGGCTGGCCCGGCGTGCTGCTGCACGAAGCGATCGGTCACGGACTTGAAGGCGACTTCAACCGCAAGGGTTCGTCGGCATTCGCGGGACGCATCGGCGAACAGGTCGCCGCCAAGGGCGTCACCGTGGTCGACGACGGCACGTTGCCGAATCGCCGCGGCTCGCTGAATATCGACGACGAAGGCAATCCGACCCAGTGCACCACGCTGATCGAAGACGGCATCCTGAAGGGCTACATTCAGGACACGCTGAACG contains:
- the tldD gene encoding metalloprotease TldD, producing the protein MNIIEPGIRNLATAKDILLTPYGLDESLLTRTLAEIFTHRIDYADLYFQYTRSEAWSLEEGIVKSGSFSIDQGVGVRAISGDRTAFAYSDDLSPEAIRQAAIATRAIAKVGGGKQKIKAASSLVGIAGRDLYLPSDPLHSLDATAKVKLLERVEQMARGRDPRIQQVMAGLAGEYDVVLVARSDGGFAADIRPLVRVSVTVIAEQNGRREIGSGGGGGRFDYGYFTDEVLSGYVDDAVHAALVNLDARPAPAGAMTVVLGPGWPGVLLHEAIGHGLEGDFNRKGSSAFAGRIGEQVAAKGVTVVDDGTLPNRRGSLNIDDEGNPTQCTTLIEDGILKGYIQDTLNARLMKMPVTGNARRESYAALPMPRMTNTYMLNGDKDPKEIIESVKNGLYAVNFGGGQVDITNGKFVFSASEAYMIENGKVTYPVKGATLIGSGPESLKFVSMIGNDMKLDSGVGVCGKEGQSVPVGVGQPTLRIDRMTVGGTA